One Proteinivorax tanatarense DNA segment encodes these proteins:
- the gpG gene encoding phage tail assembly chaperone G translates to MKITLKIDGKDKIFTTGFISARMVRKTIEISQGTNFEEMSVDELDKLVGFIVELFGGQFTVDEVYDGLSSNELIPTTLKCIEEVVGKMQDETKGDEKN, encoded by the coding sequence ATGAAAATTACACTAAAAATAGATGGAAAAGATAAGATATTTACCACCGGCTTTATAAGCGCTAGGATGGTTAGAAAGACAATTGAAATCTCGCAAGGGACTAACTTTGAAGAGATGTCAGTTGATGAGCTAGATAAACTTGTAGGGTTTATAGTAGAGCTTTTTGGCGGTCAGTTTACTGTAGATGAAGTCTATGATGGGCTTTCCTCTAATGAGCTGATACCAACTACCTTAAAATGCATAGAAGAGGTTGTAGGTAAAATGCAAGATGAAACAAAAGGTGATGAAAAAAACTAG
- a CDS encoding phage holin family protein, translating to MKEILTYGQIAFAAVGGYIGWFLGGVDGFLYALIAFVVADYILGVMCAIVERHLSSDIGAKGIFQKVVIFALVGIAHVIDSNVIGDGGAIRTAVIFFYLSNEGISITENATRLGLPVPAKLKDVLAQLKKGGDKDGSNY from the coding sequence ATGAAGGAAATTCTGACCTATGGTCAAATCGCATTTGCTGCAGTTGGCGGTTATATCGGGTGGTTTTTAGGGGGAGTTGATGGCTTTTTGTATGCCCTAATAGCCTTTGTGGTGGCAGATTATATTTTAGGTGTGATGTGCGCTATAGTTGAAAGGCATCTCTCTAGCGATATAGGTGCTAAGGGGATATTTCAAAAGGTAGTTATTTTTGCACTTGTAGGAATTGCTCACGTAATCGACAGTAACGTAATTGGTGATGGAGGTGCTATCCGCACAGCTGTCATCTTTTTTTATCTTTCAAATGAAGGGATTAGCATCACAGAAAACGCAACAAGGCTTGGGCTACCGGTGCCAGCTAAGCTTAAAGACGTTTTAGCCCAACTTAAAAAAGGAGGGGATAAAGATGGGAGTAACTACTAA
- a CDS encoding major tail protein — protein sequence MAQIGLKKLHFVELIEDTNEVLTYGEVQKLSGAINATINPAVNTQELYADDQLWDSVSSLGKIDVEIETADLPLKLRAKLTGSKMEDGVLVEKATDSPPYIALGFKSQKSNGEYRYVWLLKGVAQPMAEDYSTKTENIEHRTPRLTLVFMPRTFDGEWKRTADESSDEPTVGETWFDKVPGDTENNFE from the coding sequence ATGGCTCAAATAGGGTTAAAAAAGTTACATTTTGTAGAGCTAATAGAAGATACAAACGAAGTACTAACCTACGGCGAGGTTCAAAAACTATCCGGCGCTATAAACGCAACAATAAATCCAGCTGTTAACACTCAAGAGCTTTATGCAGATGACCAGCTGTGGGATTCTGTATCATCTTTAGGTAAAATTGATGTAGAAATTGAAACGGCGGATCTTCCCTTAAAACTTAGGGCAAAGCTTACGGGAAGTAAGATGGAAGACGGTGTACTAGTAGAAAAGGCTACAGATAGCCCGCCATATATTGCCCTTGGCTTTAAAAGTCAAAAGTCTAACGGTGAATATAGATATGTATGGCTTTTAAAAGGAGTAGCGCAGCCTATGGCAGAAGACTACTCTACGAAAACTGAAAATATAGAACATAGAACGCCGAGGCTTACCCTTGTGTTTATGCCAAGAACCTTTGATGGCGAGTGGAAAAGAACAGCAGATGAATCTAGCGATGAACCAACTGTAGGAGAGACTTGGTTTGATAAAGTGCCGGGGGATACAGAAAATAACTTCGAATAA
- a CDS encoding phage head closure protein gives MHINNLKHRVTFKKRTTTLNENGFEVESFQDIKTVWAGVENLRGREYFAAAAVQAEKTVKFSIRYLPYINASMLISFKDKLYNITAIDNVNYENRFLEISAMEVDESGKS, from the coding sequence TTGCATATAAACAACTTAAAACACAGAGTCACCTTTAAGAAGCGAACTACAACCTTAAACGAAAACGGCTTTGAGGTTGAAAGCTTTCAGGATATAAAAACTGTATGGGCTGGGGTAGAAAACCTAAGGGGACGAGAATACTTTGCAGCGGCAGCGGTTCAAGCAGAAAAAACGGTTAAGTTTTCAATACGCTACCTTCCTTATATAAATGCTTCAATGCTTATTTCATTCAAAGATAAGCTTTATAACATAACAGCCATAGATAACGTTAACTATGAAAATAGATTTTTAGAAATCAGCGCTATGGAGGTGGACGAAAGTGGCAAATCTTAA
- a CDS encoding LamG-like jellyroll fold domain-containing protein yields MSRKWEKSDGKYVVIKFDKALTNEFKDKTLNNNAFTITGTEHKHVNGPLIDKDYPLKKVDAVPLWSKENISLKENPRKEEKSLFFQGNNHISIPFIEKYSTDNLRVKARIMTNTTSGNQRIVNTPNDNAWALYIFNGQPRVNIYGERHDGPDGDYCKRYKFHDIEFSYKKGEVDIFFDGEKVYSFTTTNKVLNPTTGIEIGRRDDGNYFDGIISNVEIWTNDTLVGHWKIGEEAGDTAFDLINNNHGDIDRSTWYYNVFEPLWGSFDYNITTQGQLTISTSDSGRCVLTNPNEFKDGEILIKAKTQSKSNNQIRAHLRAKGDSGDERGYFAELYGGDDIIRIVAYTPSTNTLVSKDYSWDTDVYYWIRFQAIGNQLRAKVWPDDNEEPDNWMLEVEDDQYEKGKFGIGYFTSTGRKTFDHISFLEGDGVYKPLKEVQTEAIESEHPCMFKIEKSEPENTKIDSFISFDKTNWQPINNGEIIEENIFYLRFILSTENTLITPTIESTALADNLKLILETKDLSTERFQNVKGELTVSYDASKGNLTGEFGSVESFTENFKPKGLKPLLNPYLTENLNASSDYSLDFLKINYKDVPINQETITAKAINLELDFIHIDVINP; encoded by the coding sequence ATGAGTAGAAAATGGGAAAAATCAGATGGCAAGTATGTGGTTATAAAGTTTGATAAAGCCCTGACAAATGAATTTAAAGATAAAACCCTAAACAATAATGCTTTTACTATAACAGGAACGGAGCATAAGCACGTAAACGGTCCACTGATTGACAAAGATTATCCACTTAAAAAAGTTGACGCTGTGCCGTTATGGTCAAAAGAAAATATAAGCTTAAAGGAAAACCCCCGTAAAGAAGAAAAATCATTATTTTTTCAAGGAAACAACCATATCAGCATTCCCTTTATTGAAAAGTACAGTACTGACAACCTAAGGGTTAAGGCTCGCATTATGACAAACACAACTAGCGGAAACCAAAGAATAGTAAATACACCAAATGATAATGCTTGGGCGCTTTATATATTTAACGGTCAACCTAGAGTAAACATATACGGAGAACGACATGATGGCCCAGATGGAGACTACTGCAAGCGTTACAAATTCCATGATATAGAGTTTAGTTACAAAAAAGGTGAAGTGGATATTTTCTTTGACGGTGAAAAAGTATATTCCTTTACCACTACTAACAAAGTATTAAACCCTACAACCGGAATTGAGATCGGTAGGCGTGATGACGGTAACTACTTTGATGGAATAATCTCAAATGTTGAAATCTGGACAAATGACACTTTAGTTGGTCATTGGAAGATCGGTGAAGAAGCAGGTGACACAGCTTTTGATCTTATAAATAACAACCATGGAGATATTGATAGATCAACATGGTACTATAATGTCTTTGAGCCCCTATGGGGCTCTTTTGATTATAATATAACCACCCAAGGTCAACTCACTATTAGCACAAGTGACTCAGGAAGATGCGTCTTAACAAATCCTAACGAGTTTAAAGACGGAGAAATTTTAATTAAGGCAAAGACGCAAAGTAAATCTAATAACCAAATAAGGGCGCATCTAAGAGCGAAAGGGGATTCTGGTGACGAACGAGGATATTTTGCAGAACTTTATGGTGGAGATGATATCATTCGCATAGTAGCTTATACACCAAGTACAAACACCCTAGTTTCTAAAGACTATTCTTGGGATACAGATGTTTATTATTGGATTAGATTTCAAGCAATAGGTAATCAATTACGAGCTAAAGTTTGGCCAGACGATAATGAAGAACCGGATAATTGGATGTTAGAAGTTGAAGATGATCAATATGAAAAAGGCAAGTTTGGTATAGGGTATTTTACCTCGACAGGAAGAAAAACCTTTGATCACATCTCTTTTTTAGAAGGCGATGGAGTATACAAACCTTTAAAAGAAGTACAGACAGAGGCTATAGAGTCTGAACATCCTTGTATGTTTAAGATAGAAAAAAGTGAGCCGGAAAATACAAAGATAGACTCCTTTATCTCTTTTGATAAAACCAACTGGCAACCTATAAATAACGGCGAAATCATAGAGGAGAACATTTTTTATTTAAGGTTTATCTTATCTACAGAAAATACTTTAATTACTCCAACTATAGAAAGTACTGCTTTAGCTGATAATTTAAAGCTGATTTTAGAAACTAAGGATTTAAGCACAGAAAGATTTCAAAATGTTAAAGGTGAGCTTACAGTTTCATATGACGCTTCAAAAGGTAACTTAACAGGGGAGTTTGGAAGTGTTGAAAGCTTTACTGAAAACTTTAAGCCTAAAGGGTTAAAACCTCTTTTAAACCCTTACCTTACTGAAAATCTAAATGCATCATCAGACTATAGTTTGGATTTTTTAAAAATTAACTATAAAGATGTGCCTATAAATCAAGAAACAATAACAGCAAAGGCGATAAACTTAGAGTTAGACTTTATCCATATCGATGTGATTAACCCATAG
- a CDS encoding HK97-gp10 family putative phage morphogenesis protein: MANLKLEGVDNLAKELQKLNQKGKRIENKALKSAGNVVEKAIKEETPTDSGSLKDSIFTSNIKTKEGIKHVEVGPDKDGWYGAFIEFGTVNITANPFMGRGYEKSKEQAETEIANELKRGLGL; the protein is encoded by the coding sequence GTGGCAAATCTTAAGTTAGAAGGGGTAGATAATTTAGCAAAGGAGCTACAAAAACTTAACCAAAAGGGAAAGCGCATAGAAAACAAAGCCCTTAAAAGTGCAGGAAATGTAGTGGAAAAGGCCATAAAAGAAGAAACCCCTACAGATAGCGGAAGCTTAAAAGACAGTATTTTCACCTCCAATATTAAAACAAAAGAAGGTATAAAGCATGTTGAAGTTGGCCCAGATAAAGATGGCTGGTATGGGGCCTTTATAGAGTTTGGTACTGTTAATATAACAGCAAACCCTTTTATGGGAAGAGGTTATGAAAAATCTAAAGAACAAGCGGAAACAGAAATTGCAAATGAGCTTAAAAGAGGGCTGGGCCTATGA
- a CDS encoding head-tail connector protein produces MDISVIKPIDKEVIPLEQVKLHLRIDNDEEDRYIESLINAAVDYCETFTKRAINQKQIKIIANSFPKGELKLPIQPIQAIKKISYTDKTGQLKELDPKSYRKVLDVEPPVLVSWDYWPKDVLVSSGSVQIEATVGYIKVPDSIKQATLLLCGHFYENREIMRQGYVNGNEVPFSVTALLYPYKVMRW; encoded by the coding sequence ATGGATATAAGTGTAATTAAACCAATAGATAAAGAAGTTATTCCACTTGAGCAAGTAAAACTTCACTTAAGAATCGACAACGATGAAGAAGATAGATATATAGAAAGCTTAATAAATGCAGCTGTAGACTATTGCGAAACCTTCACTAAAAGGGCCATAAACCAAAAACAAATAAAAATTATAGCAAATAGCTTTCCTAAAGGAGAACTTAAGCTACCGATCCAGCCTATACAAGCAATCAAAAAGATAAGTTACACAGATAAAACCGGGCAACTAAAAGAACTTGACCCAAAAAGCTATAGGAAAGTGTTAGATGTAGAGCCACCGGTTTTAGTAAGTTGGGACTATTGGCCTAAAGATGTCTTAGTATCTTCTGGGTCAGTTCAAATAGAAGCTACAGTTGGATATATAAAGGTGCCAGATAGCATAAAACAAGCAACTTTACTACTTTGCGGGCATTTTTATGAAAACCGAGAGATTATGAGACAAGGCTATGTAAATGGCAACGAAGTTCCCTTTTCAGTAACTGCCCTTTTATATCCATATAAAGTTATGAGGTGGTAG
- a CDS encoding phage tail tape measure protein, translating to MSDIGNLKVRVGMDSTGFQNGVSNLNRELKRVKSEFKMASAEMGKHSNELDSLRLRSDSLTKQKEIQRQKVSALEEAHKTSVQTKGEHSRATQNLEIKLNKAKTQLSYMENDLNRVNQEITKQSSSWYQVGKALEPVGQKMQDVGKKMESVGKGLTKKVTLPLTGIATAAIKVGSDFEAAMSQVQATTGATGDELKELEDIAKEMGSTTKFSANQSAEALNYMALAGWDTKQMVAGLPGVLDLAAAASMNLGQASDIVTDTMSAFQMEAEDAAKASDIFAATQANANTNVHNLGEALKRAGAAANSAGMDLAQTNTILGIFADSGIKGSMAGTTFTAMLRDMKQNATDGQLVVEELGKEFDDLAKIGIYNADGSMRDLGSVMKELEDATEDMTDAQRDHALSALFGEQAMRGVNIMLGTGSERYKELEKSIKGSEGAASKMAETMQDNLQGELTKLKSALEGVGIQIFEVLVPHLNTLVGHLQSGVTWFSNLDEGTQETIIKLGALAAALGPILIIGGKIVSGAGAIIGAFSKISVAIAGKTAAAGAAAKATTGLVAGKGALAAAATVLTGPVGLAIAAVAGLTAGGIALARHLRQDSIPAMDLFGDEISETTQEAVGSFMELNEEATLALNQLSWSGQEVTKEMAEGITDNFSQMAKEIQEGLDEHHEESLAKMKNFVNSSSELSKEEQQEVLDNMEQGYEDRKQSIEDGEAKIKEILERASEEKRALTKAEQREIEAIQEEMVETGIQVLSESELESKAIMERMRAQAGEISALQAAEVVQNSLEQKEGAIKSAQDQHNEVIKEIIRQRDEAGVISNEQAERLIEDATRQKEEAIKRAEEMHEGVISEAKIQANEHVDQVNWQTGEVLSRWEVMKNSIAERSREIGESISNSWNNLKNRTSETWDDLKSNTSESWQNMRDTISENGGGIQGTIKTFTDRYRKDWENTLTTMDDLTGGRFSSMADKVSESFSNIGDSIQSGIDRLRSWNEQRVEDKEVTFTQRVQNITESIASKVTSPFQSNYQGTSFFKGGLTMVGELGPELVELPRGSKIYNDYHTEKILDNKGSINHTGTIKVVGVNNQNELSGTVDIIMDRLRQEARG from the coding sequence TTGTCGGATATAGGTAACTTAAAGGTTAGGGTGGGCATGGACAGCACCGGATTTCAAAATGGTGTTAGTAATTTAAACCGGGAGCTAAAAAGAGTTAAGTCTGAGTTTAAAATGGCTAGCGCCGAAATGGGCAAACACTCAAATGAGTTAGATAGTCTAAGGCTTAGATCAGACTCTTTGACAAAACAAAAAGAGATACAAAGACAAAAGGTATCTGCCTTAGAAGAAGCTCATAAGACTTCGGTGCAAACAAAAGGCGAACACTCCCGGGCTACTCAAAACTTAGAGATAAAGCTAAATAAAGCAAAGACCCAGCTTTCATATATGGAAAACGATCTAAACCGGGTAAACCAAGAAATAACTAAGCAATCATCTTCTTGGTATCAAGTAGGTAAAGCCTTAGAGCCTGTGGGCCAAAAGATGCAAGATGTCGGCAAGAAAATGGAAAGTGTGGGAAAAGGCCTAACTAAAAAAGTTACCTTACCACTTACAGGCATAGCAACTGCAGCTATAAAAGTGGGCTCAGACTTTGAAGCTGCCATGAGTCAGGTGCAAGCCACAACGGGAGCTACGGGAGATGAGCTTAAAGAGCTAGAAGATATAGCTAAAGAGATGGGGTCTACTACAAAGTTTAGTGCAAACCAGTCAGCTGAGGCTTTAAACTATATGGCCTTAGCCGGTTGGGATACAAAGCAGATGGTAGCAGGTCTTCCGGGAGTGCTAGATTTAGCGGCAGCTGCGTCTATGAATTTAGGTCAAGCATCCGACATTGTCACAGACACCATGAGTGCATTTCAAATGGAGGCAGAAGATGCAGCAAAAGCTTCGGATATATTTGCGGCAACCCAAGCTAATGCAAACACTAACGTACATAACTTAGGGGAAGCTTTAAAAAGAGCGGGAGCTGCGGCAAACTCTGCAGGTATGGATTTAGCGCAAACTAACACTATTTTAGGAATCTTTGCTGACTCTGGTATTAAAGGCTCTATGGCCGGTACAACCTTTACAGCCATGCTTAGAGATATGAAGCAAAACGCCACAGATGGCCAGTTAGTAGTAGAGGAGCTAGGAAAAGAGTTTGATGACTTAGCAAAGATAGGAATATATAACGCCGATGGGTCTATGCGAGATCTAGGGTCTGTTATGAAAGAGCTTGAAGATGCAACAGAGGATATGACAGATGCCCAAAGAGACCACGCTCTAAGCGCTTTATTTGGCGAACAAGCTATGCGTGGAGTTAACATCATGCTTGGCACAGGGTCTGAAAGGTACAAAGAGCTTGAAAAGTCCATTAAGGGATCTGAAGGTGCCGCAAGTAAAATGGCAGAAACGATGCAAGATAACCTACAAGGTGAGCTTACAAAATTAAAGTCAGCCCTAGAAGGGGTAGGTATACAAATCTTTGAGGTTCTAGTTCCCCATCTAAATACTTTAGTTGGCCACCTTCAATCGGGTGTAACATGGTTTTCTAATTTAGATGAAGGAACCCAAGAAACTATAATAAAGTTAGGAGCATTAGCTGCGGCTTTAGGCCCAATTTTAATTATAGGCGGGAAAATTGTATCAGGTGCCGGAGCAATAATTGGCGCTTTTTCTAAAATTTCAGTAGCCATAGCGGGAAAAACTGCAGCGGCAGGAGCAGCTGCCAAAGCTACAACAGGTCTTGTGGCAGGAAAAGGGGCGCTTGCTGCAGCGGCCACAGTTTTAACCGGCCCTGTGGGCCTTGCAATCGCTGCCGTAGCTGGCCTTACAGCAGGAGGTATTGCTTTAGCTAGACACCTAAGACAAGATAGCATTCCAGCTATGGACCTTTTTGGCGATGAAATATCAGAAACTACCCAAGAAGCTGTAGGAAGTTTTATGGAGCTTAACGAAGAAGCAACTTTAGCCCTTAATCAGCTTTCTTGGAGCGGCCAAGAGGTAACTAAGGAAATGGCAGAAGGAATTACAGATAACTTTTCTCAAATGGCCAAAGAGATTCAAGAAGGTCTAGATGAGCATCATGAAGAGTCTTTAGCTAAAATGAAAAACTTTGTAAATAGTAGCTCAGAGCTTTCTAAAGAGGAGCAACAAGAGGTACTAGATAATATGGAGCAAGGTTATGAAGATAGAAAACAATCAATTGAAGATGGCGAAGCTAAAATCAAAGAAATATTAGAAAGAGCTTCAGAAGAAAAAAGAGCGCTAACAAAAGCAGAACAAAGAGAAATAGAAGCTATCCAAGAGGAAATGGTGGAAACAGGGATACAAGTTCTATCGGAAAGCGAGCTTGAATCAAAGGCTATTATGGAAAGAATGAGAGCCCAAGCTGGCGAAATATCGGCGCTACAAGCGGCAGAAGTTGTACAAAACAGCTTAGAGCAAAAAGAAGGGGCCATTAAATCCGCTCAAGATCAGCACAACGAAGTTATAAAAGAAATCATAAGGCAAAGAGATGAAGCAGGGGTTATCTCAAATGAGCAAGCAGAGAGGTTAATCGAAGATGCTACCCGCCAAAAAGAAGAAGCTATAAAAAGGGCCGAAGAGATGCACGAAGGTGTAATTTCAGAGGCAAAGATTCAGGCAAACGAGCATGTAGATCAAGTAAATTGGCAAACCGGTGAAGTTCTTTCTAGATGGGAAGTTATGAAAAACAGCATCGCCGAAAGGTCAAGGGAAATAGGAGAGAGCATAAGTAACTCTTGGAATAACCTTAAAAACAGAACGAGTGAAACTTGGGATGATTTAAAATCTAACACCTCAGAGTCTTGGCAGAACATGCGAGATACAATAAGCGAAAATGGCGGTGGGATACAAGGGACAATTAAAACCTTTACAGATAGATATCGAAAAGATTGGGAGAACACCTTAACTACTATGGATGATTTAACCGGTGGAAGGTTTTCCTCTATGGCAGATAAAGTTTCAGAGTCGTTTTCAAACATTGGCGATTCCATACAAAGTGGTATCGACCGCCTTAGAAGCTGGAACGAACAAAGGGTAGAAGATAAGGAAGTTACATTTACTCAAAGGGTTCAAAACATAACAGAAAGCATTGCAAGTAAGGTTACATCCCCTTTTCAAAGTAACTATCAAGGGACAAGCTTCTTTAAAGGCGGTCTAACTATGGTAGGCGAGTTAGGACCAGAGCTTGTTGAACTTCCTAGGGGCTCTAAGATATATAACGACTACCACACAGAGAAGATTTTAGATAATAAAGGCAGTATTAACCACACTGGAACAATTAAAGTAGTAGGGGTAAATAATCAAAATGAGCTTTCCGGAACAGTTGATATCATCATGGATAGGTTGCGGCAGGAGGCGAGAGGCTAA